The window CCTTCTCACGCCAGATTCCAGTCATGGGTAGTGATTTTGCATCCAACTTAGTTGGTTTTACTGAAGCAAAAGACCCATTTGCTGATCGGGCAGGTCTACCATAATCCTTCCCAATAACGCTAGAAACAGTACCCATTGAAATCGGGCGACCTTTGGGCCTTGaagttttcctttcttggaaagAATTCTCAAGGGAATATGCATCTGATGACTCAGAAGACCCTTCAGTCATAACATCTGCATTAGATGAATCAAGGGTTGTAGATGATCCTGAGGAACTTCCCTTCATTTCATACAACATTTCCCCAGCCAAGTCCGCATTGCGGCTCGCCTTGCAATAGGCAGAAGCAAtctcttcaagagaaaaaaCTGAGCCAAAGGCATCAAGCAAGCACTTCAATGCTTTCTCTTCATCACATTTCACAATATTCTGCCCAGAGACTTCCATCTCAATTAATCTGACACAGAAAATAAAAGACACACAATGAACACAGAATTGGCCACTCTTTCCAAAATTCAATGCAACAGGGGAATTATAAAAATGATCACATTCACATCCCTAAGCATAAAATCAAAACTTGCGTGGTAGAGAATGCACCTGCGTAGAGAAAAGTGAAACCCCTATGTGTCCGTAAATCGATTAATAAGAactgtaaagaaagaaaagaaaatgtcaaAGAGGGTTTGGCTTGGGGAATGAGTGGAGCACGCATTCTAAAGTAGCAAAGAAAACCTTAGTGAGATTTCTTCTCGGCAAAGAAAACATGATATCGGAATCATCGTAATCCCATTCATACAGTTATTCATTTCTCGGGaacaattgaaaaattaaaaataggaaTCGAAATGGAggcaagcaaaaaaaaaaaatagataaaatatgaGGGAAAAGAACGAAGTTTTTGTGAGGTTTTGTCACGCAAATTGCGAAAATCAATGGCGAagcaaagaaaagaataagaatttGGAGTGAGTGAGTCACGAACACGAAAGCATACCTGGGGGGGCGGTGCTGGGCTGGTGTGACTGTAAGAAGAGAACTCAGAAGAGGGAATTTAGGAGAAGCCCAATAcattttattctaaatataGTTTAGTAGTATTTATAGATGCAACTCAAaatgccaaaaataaaaatatttttatcaataaattattacatGTTTTAACgcttatttaatgttttaaattttcagAAACACTACTTAACTACTTATTATTACTCCACTCATTACAtgttttacaatattttattttttattattggttaaaatttattaaaaaataataaaatcgtaGAAGTCTGacttcttatttattaaatattacttataaaattttatgtcaaaaagatatcatttataattttatttttaaataaattttaactaataaaaaaattattgtgaaaagaaTATGTTACTTAGTAATGACACGCTAatgtttgctttcttttttaaacgTGCATCCCCATTGAAAACTTCCTTGGCACGTTtctgtaaaaaataaaagacaactTCCTCGAGAAGTTGTTTATCTCTCTCCACAAGTTCACATTTCAAAGTATCATAGAAATATTACACTGGAATTTTGATGCGACATATGATGAGTATTTAACAGTagcaaatttaataatattttattagtatactagtttaatttcttttgctATTTACTGTTAAACACTTATTTTACTTCACCAATAATGTTTAATATAGAACATAGAcaatattaatgaaattttcATAATAACATTAACTTAATACATGATTATACAAGAGTTGGGAGAAAAACTATCAAAATGAACAAGAAAGATCCATAAATGTAttaaaagggaagtaaaaaaTTTTACCTCAAAAAAGAGgagtcaatttttttaacataactatttaaatatcaaaattttaataaataatgaatttcataaaactatttattattaatttgatgtgtaaaattaaacacaatgctctaattttcttatttatttcccCTTATTAATGCtccttcttattttttcctcacaatttcataatttattttcccTAATTTTCGTAATTTTAAATATGCTTTTCATATCTTCAAATAAGCTAATTTATTAATCCTTATTATTACGTGAcagtcattaattatttatgtgttTAATAGAAAGTCAAATGACTATTTCAAATGACAAAAACTAGTGTTTTTGATACTATGTCAACATGTAAtgcctcatttttttttctaaagccCTTAAACATTATATATCTAGCTTAAAAGGAATTTTAaggatcaaaaatatattttttatttcagagataaaaaaaatcaaagacgtgttttagaaaaaacaaataatattggatttcaaattttagatgataaaaaaatataagactaAAACTAGCATGCTTTCATTTTTAAGACAAATATATGTAAACTATactaaaaaaaagcaaataatatattaacacaatttttttagcaGTAGACAATAGGaacatatttatgtttttctctttattcaCACAAGAACCATGACAGCAAGTTAAATGCACAAAATCCGGTATTTAAATCCCACAAACTTGAACTTCATACCCCACTTTGTAGTCCTCAAACCATGCAATTAATCGCAAGCCTTTGCTATTTAAACACTTGACACTCACAAGCATGGGGTACCTCAAAATGGCCACATCAAGATTTATGTTCTTAGCATGATAGCCAAGTCCAAGTCAATGCTGCCCAGGCTGAAACGTTTCTGGACAAGATCATATGTAATAACAACGTATACATTAGAACACACCGCCAATAATTGCTGAATAATGTACAGCAACAAAGTGTTGTTGAAATAGTTGTATGTTTATCAGGTTTCTTGAAAAATAGTTTCGCACTTAGgtttatggaaagaaaacattgTTTGTTTGGATcaacatgaaattaatttttattaaaattgattttgaaattatcagatttatgtttaaatatttttattataaaatcaagaataaaattcaccataaaattttgaatttaatccaACATAAAAGTTATTCAAAGTTGTTTCaactaagaataattttttaattcttatttaacataaaatcaaacatatgaaaatgcatctaaaattaatttcggACTCAAAACAATTTTTGGACGTGAAATCAAGCACGCACTAATTagaagaaataatattaaagaaaagactATTTGTAAtaattggtttttttaaaataaattaaaaagtgttttatttaaaaataaatagagttttagaaaaataatgagatttttataattaaataaataaagagaaatagttttattaattaaaataatggttttaaggtaaataaaataaatgtgtttttagaaattattgtaaaattaatgtGTTCTTGTGTTAAGTGTGAATTctagaaattgaattttttttttctaattagcgTGAATTAACGAAATTAAGTAAGGAGAGATTATTGTAAGAGGGATTGcgatattaattttgtattttttttccttttcgtgCTTTTAAGgggttttttatatatagtttgaaattaatattataatttggaaTTAGAATACGCTAATAGAATGACATTCTCGATTAttcttttagttttaatatttagtatgagtttatatattgttttatattgttattcctTAAAATTGGTCAAAGTCTACTTAACTATAAGATTCTTCTAAAGTACTAGTGAATCCTTGCTGCGgttttgtttgattatatttcaCTTTGTAAATTCATGATTAGAATATTTGTGtgtttagttatttatatattgtgtgtgtttatatatgtaatactatttgtatattatgaattgtgattgagattgagtataaatGACAAGTTgagcatgtgttaatttgtgtgGTACACGTGAACATGTCATGGTGGATTGTGATGTTGGGAGgtgttaaattgtggacatggaAAATGGTTATGAATAAGTCTATGGTTAATACTTAATGTGATATTACTAATGttttgagttgtgaattatacaataatttaactaatgtttaccttgagaaaaatgtttatgtacggggtgttaaaaagaaagtgtagggttccaagttaggaacctgaggtgttaaattgtaatACAATGTGCAgggtgttaaaaggaaagtgtaggattccaagttaggaacctagagtgttaaattgtagcacaatacgtgaggtgttaaaaggaaagtgtaggaCTCCAAGTTAAGAACCcgaggtgttaaattgtagggcattgtgttaaacatgttttgaaaataagtgtGAGATTAtaggtattgtataattcatgagcagtgtttgtatgcaaaagttattttaggggttggacctgaatcaagaaGGTGAGGTCCTAACAGATTCTTCAGAGTTTAGGCCTTCAGGGTAAATACAATCGGTTTGAATGcttctttaagcctatgttgatcccatatgattgAAATATTCTCGCAAAACATAGTGATcatgactggtcaccttatgatttcacttagtgagagtgacctaacaTACTCATTGTGTGGTGTATCTTGatatgtactcctaggcgccctggtattatttttcactaacatgacaccacattgcatataacattaagtcttagtgtatctattGCATACGTctgtgtaatgatcattgtgacttgttGCGTGATGGTGGATAATGAATTGTGTGAAtgtgatttgtgattaaatccttgggGGCAAGTGATTGTTAACTCGTTAGCAAGTGTACTAATTTGTCACGAATAGTAAAGTAAAACGGAAGTCTAAGTGTCGAGTCCACAAgaattttgtttgtacttagattgatgcagagccaatttacaagcaagagataaggaatttaaaataaaagataaagagatgtaaaagataagataaatatttaaattaaaaaatgataaagatagAAGATACAAATAAAGATAGAAGATACCATGTCTAACTTTCCTTGATGCAATATTAATgtgtttctctatttaatgataTTCCAATTTCCACCCACATCTACTGAGACACGACCCAGATCCCTCACGAgcctaatttttctattttttctcccaAATCTCTTTGAAgagataaaacaataaattccaTGAAGGATGAAGATGTATGCATAGGCAAAACAAGATCACTCTATCCCTAGGAATGAGTTGTTTAGATGTCATTTCCTAgttctttaaaaattatcatttcccAATGTATAATTCCTAAACAAATGCAAGGATGATCAGACTATACAATACAATGAAAAGTAGAAAAAAGACCATAGAAACAGAAATCACATTTAATAGATAGTAAAAGAAGTTACATTACAAAGGTGTTGCATGTTAGGCTCCCAACAGAGGGGGCTTAGTCTCTCATGACCATGAGAGGATTTACACTTTAGGGGTTAATAtggatgaaagaagaaaacaggttgataaagaaaaagggaagaatGGCTAAAGAGAAAGGGTTTTTCCTATGAGAGATGCTCAGGTTTTAGGTGTATTTAATAGAAAACTCTAAGTCTCAGTGTATCTTTCTCCTTTGCATCCTAATCTTTTTATAGATCCAAGGTAGCTTAAAATTCATGTGACATCACCCTAAGTGCACCCTTTCTGGGCTTAGCGGGGTGATCACGCGTTGGGCATGACAATGTCTGAGATTAGCGAGGCGATCACGCGTTTAGCGTGGGATTTCGCACTAAGTGTGCCTTTAAGTTTCTTCGTGGGTTTTTTTTTGCGCTAAGCTTGAGCTTGCCAGCAAACCGAGGAGGTGCGCTGAGCCTAACTTGTGCGCTAAGCAAGCTGtcccttttttacttttttctttaagGCTTTTTCTTTAAGTTTTTGCATCGATTTTCTTCCAAAGCACTTGTAATTTACTTCTGAATCCTGCTAGTTAAAAATTCACATgatattaaattcattattatttcattaaaaacaacactaaagtaaaggaattctaatcattcttagttaaaattaattatcaattaaacttaaattttacaGTTATCAGTGACGTTATGCAATGAGTGGTAAAATGATGTGAATTGTGGTAAGTTgagcttgttatacttatattatatgtatgtgtgtgttttcGTTTATCTTTACAtgtttaggaatgtgataactcactcccctatgtgttgtttgtgtttaaaTATTGTGATGATCTCAACCTTATGTTTGTGAGAGCAGATAACTAGATGAATTGCTTTAAGAAACGTTGTGTTGGAAGATGTCAGGACACAATACTCAGATAAGATGTAACATTGGgacatgaatttttattttaactatatGATGTTTCCACATCCCTCTCTGATGATTGTAGGGTCATCAGAACAGACTAAGGATCCATCTCTTGCCATTCCCCATTGAAATTTCACACTTCCTTCACGATCCTAACATATGCAGCAAGCAACTATGTCAAAACCAACACTAACTATATACCTATCTAAGTAGagtaagagaaaacaaaaaagtgacCCATTTGTGATCATCAAAACTCACCCTGGCTTTAAAAAGAGTATATGTCTTGGCATCAAAGATGATGAATGCGAATTTTCCATCAAGATGTTTAACAACTTGGTCAGGTGGGTAGGGAGCGCGATCTCTTAGGGCCTTATAGGCTTCAATCACAATCATGGCTTCTGTTGCTTGTCTTGCGAGCCCATAATGATGTCTAAGCTCAGCTATGTTTGCTAGAGATCccataaaaatgcaaaagatatCATCCAAAACAACAATAGACCTGCATATACATTCACAACAATGAGGAATTAGTGTGTTTTGGTGAATgtttacaaaattgattttaaatgacattgattaaattaattttagttaaagGGGTATattggattaaaattttaaaaggttattttgacataaaaaaatcctgtaaattttaaaagactttgtcagaatgtaatgatttttaagattttttttaagagattttATGATTAGGATTTTATAGTTcagattttaatgaatttataaaatatggattcacaaaatttgaaaggacattatgtattttaagattttaaagaactctataaatttttaaaaaatatttaaaattattgataaagatCCATGAGTATTGTTCACCTAAtactttaagtaaaattttcttatacaaAGAATCATCAGCGTGCCAAATCAATCTCTTCTAGCATATTTAGAAGTACAATAGATTCATTCTCCTTCAatcatcaattattttaattgtataaaaattatatacccCAATGTTTACTAGTAAAATAAATGCTTGTAATCTTTCTCACAATAACAATTCtatcaaacaaaaaacatgTCCAACAATTATCTcaaacttcatttatatatttatcaactTAAACATGACTCAACTTCTCACgctcattaaaattatatattgttaatgttcatatatatttacatttattattgatttaaagAATTAGGCAAATCTTTCATATCACACTTTTCAAGATATGTTGACCATTAgttaaaagagtaaaaaaaatatgaatgtttATCACTTTcaacaaagagagaaagagttatgtgtgatgagaaaagaaaaatatatcaaatgacaggaaaagaaagaaaaagaaaaaaaaaagtctcatgAAATCTCAATAGTTTGGATAAGATTGTTTAATGTGTATTTTCTATTAAAGTCtcatgaaatttattaaaattcattcTAAGAATTTTCTACTAAAGTCTCATGAAATCCATTAAAATTCGTCTTAGGAAAGAAtccatcaaaatttatatacttttaaatatcaCAAGATTTTCTTTAAGttgtaaaaaatcttaattaaatatcaaatattttattgaacttcttaaaaaattctaataatcTTGATTGAATGCcacaagatttattttaattatttaaaaatattgattgaatATGAAGACTTTTTTATCCaaagaaaaaatcttttaaaatcttttgaaatcctTATTAAATACACCttcctaaaattaattttgaaataaaatgatttatgtttaaatagttttttttgtcttaGATACCTTCATGATTGTTGTTAGTCTAagaaaaatttacataaaaaaaatcaaacataaaattttcttctagaTAAATCCTTTCTCAATACGAGAACATAACAAAATCTTATAATACATTGATTGATTCTATAGATTTCTAATCAAGatagtgtaaattattttatcctatTTAAATGCTACTTAAATAACTTCaactaaaaattgattttggactAGAATCAATACTTCAAAGTTGGACTAAACATGTGAATATTTAGTTAAAATCACGTTAGCTGATATCTAAACGTGATTTTACAAGTTCACATAGTAGCCAAGTTTTAGTTGAATACCACGGTTTTCCAGTGTAGTTTTGGTTGAAACGCATGACGAGAATTCAAAGTTAAGAACTACATTGAACTAATCGTACTCATGTTTCTTTATAGAAAGCCATTTCATAGCCATGAGAAATGCAAACAgataaataaatctaataaaCTTTATAACTACCTGGGGTGTATTGGACTTTCATCTTCATGGGACAGTGCCATAAAATTCCCATGTGGAAGGTTGTAAACCGCAGAATCCGGCCACAAAGATTGAAATTTCTGTACAATTTCTTCTGGGGTCTTGAATTATTGGACCCCATTGCCGGAAGCCTCAGTTCCTCCGGTGGTTTTCCAATGGCTTTTGCAAACACCGCCAACATTTTTGCTTATTAGTTTGGTTAGTTCAAATTCAATGGCTCTTCAGCTTGTGCTATAGTATCCTCAAAGCTGGTTTAATTATAGACTTCCATAGGACTTAGGTTCAACTATTTTGTGATGGAACcattaaaaaattcacaaactTACAAATAGTGACATTGGAGATTATGCACGTGGCAACCTCACAGGATGGTTTCAGATTCCGTGGGGATATACGTGTAATAATACGTAACCAAGATACAAGTTACATGTACCAAAATTCATATTGGTCTGTCTATTTCAATGCCAGTCTTAGAAAACAGTCCAATTACTCTccgaacaaatttttttttttgtattattaaatttttactaaGACCATTATATAAATtagtattgttttttatttttaattattttcaagcaTATAGATTTGAGATATATTTTCTCCAATAATAACCCCTCCCGAAATCTCTATTGTCATTTGTGTTTATCCGTAAGCATGGACCAAACCAATTACGTCTATCCATAAGTAACTTAGCTTTGGACTATtggaaaaacaatattttatgtGACTGATATATATCGCACCAATCCAACCACGCTTATCCATTTGCAACTTTGGACTATATAGAAAAGAGTATTTACGTGACTGAAAGACAGAGTGATCTAGGTGTCTCTTCTCATACCTGCAAGGGCAAAAGTGGGGCCCATCTATGTAAATGTATTCAAATTCTGTACAGAGCAACATGTAAAAATGACTCAGTTGTACTAGTCCACATTCAATTGCTAAAATCTATATATTGGATAGACGTGATTCGACATCATTGACGGACCTTCTAGTTCCAACTATTGACTCTACTTcaccaaaacaaaattcaattctcGAGAGGCATCAAGAAACTACGGTCCACCACTTATAAATCAAGGTGTTTTATTAGTCGGTTACAAATtgaatttaatgaaatatttgaatTGGTGAGTACATTTATGTATCAATGAAATAGATTTGGTGTTATGATTAGAGTGACTTCAagcataattttgaaataatgtaTTACATTTGAGAAGCACTTAAAGCACCTACCTCAAGTGGATTGTCAACCAAATGATTTACTGAAGGAAGGCTTAAAAGAATGTCTCTATATTTATGATCCTTGACTAATATCTCTATCAGAGGTGTATTATGAAAATTCTTTCTCATTGTAAACATGTTATCTAGTTTACCAGTAGAAACAACTTCAAACTCAGCTTCTATatttatgacaaacctaagttTTCAAGCACAAATTGGTTTGTCTTAGGAGGGCCTACAGATAATTTACCttagaacttagaattttcaaattgaatataTATCTTCCAGTAAGCCAACTTcacttttagtttttgtttctgcttctgtttttctctctccaatgcactaaaagaagaaaaatctacTTGCAAGATTATAAATAGATGAAAGGtttctgtttcttttatttctctatttattGCCTCACAATTAGACCGGGTTTATGTTAACATGATGTTTCTTAGCTAGGAAACATGCATATTCATTTCATGCAATGATATGTGAAGACAGAAACTTTagaatttgtaaaattataaatctaCATAAACATTCAAGTAAGTCACTCCAAACTGCAATAATACATGGTATGAACTAGTCGATGAGAAGGAGAATGCTGCCGGCAGCTACTTCTATCTCTTATTATGCCCCAAAGAAACTAGTATCTGAAAGAAACCTGCCTACAACATGAATAAGGATCATGACAAGCATATCATGAACTCGTGAGAGAAccaaatgaaattgagatgaGTTTGGAAAGTTATGGGGATCACCAATATTTAACTAATTCATTTGGCTAGAATTGGAACACCACAGGCTGAAGGAGCATGCTTTCCTTTCTTAAACACAAGGTTTCCTCTGACAAAAGTCTCCAAAACTTTTCCGGATAGCCTTCTTCCCATATAAGCAGAGAGGCTCTATATACCAAAAAGgtcattgttttattttatatatatgggGTTCACAAAAACagacaaatttattttcttaatatgttGAAAATCATATCATATTAACAGCATGTACTGTAAAGTGGGAAACACTAGATCTTAATGAAAGGgtgaaaaatcttattttatttttgttaatggtGTTTCctaagagaaaatgaattaacTTCTTATTAAGAACAAAGAAAGTCATAGACAGAATGAGTTTAATAACagattaaagaaaatttatgaCACGTACAGGATGTTTAAGGAAAACAGGATAATCTTCATTCAGGTCAAACTCCACCTCTGGTTTCCAAACTACAATATCTGCATGGTTTCCAACTGCAATGGCCCCCTAAAACAGCAGATGTAAATTTAGTCAGATTTCAactgaaattattttctgagaATAGAAATTGACTTGGCAATCTCACGAGTAAATATTTAAAGGCCTTACCATGtggcttttttaaaaaaaaatacacaaccaAATCATAGAGATAAGAGCTAtctgttttaatttaaagttaattcTTTCAGTAAATGATAGTATTTTAGTAGCACGTCAAAAGAACCATCTCTTAGGTTGCTATGTTAGACAATCTTGTAGCAATCTCGAGGCAAAAAGCATAAGGATCATTTCTTTTAGACAATCTCGAGGCAATGAGGGTTGACTATATTAGGATTGAAATAGCATGACTAAAAGGCGTTGGGTTCAATCCTTGCTCCTTAGTTGGCAGGTCCAGACCAAAATCTTACTTTTcttgtttatatttttcagtTACTTGCTTCAAAAGAATAATGCTAACATTGTTCCA of the Glycine max cultivar Williams 82 chromosome 13, Glycine_max_v4.0, whole genome shotgun sequence genome contains:
- the LOC100809189 gene encoding LOW QUALITY PROTEIN: stem-specific protein TSJT1 (The sequence of the model RefSeq protein was modified relative to this genomic sequence to represent the inferred CDS: deleted 2 bases in 1 codon); translation: MLAVFAKAIGKPPEELRLPAMGSNNKTPEEIVQKFQSLWPDSAVYNLPHGNFMALSHEDESPIHPRSIVVLDDIFCIFMGSLANIAELRHHYGLARQATEAMIVIEAYKALRDRAPYPPDQVVKHLDGKFAFIIFDAKTYTLFKARDREGSVKFQWGMARDGSLVCSDDPTIIREGCGNII